ACCGCCCTCATCCGATCCGCCTCCGCCGTGCTTGTTGCCACTGTCGCTGTCGTCCTGCCCGCCGTCTGCCATCGTGAGCCACCAGTGACGCATGTGAGTACCTCCTAGTTGATTGATCACCATGGAAGGGGCATCAGCCGCCCGCCGGCGCAGAGGGGGCACGGGACCTTGCAGCGATGCTTGCAGGACCAACACCCCTCGAATCCGAAACAGATCGGGCACCAGATTTCACGATGCCCAGCGCACATCCCGCAGTACTCGCCCCAGGACCAGAACGCTTGCATAGTCGAAATGGGCCGTCGCGGGTCAGTGCGCGCCATTACAAGATTTCGCCCCGGCTGCGAGCGTTGGCCTTGGCGACTCGTTCCCGCATGGTCGGACGCGATAGTCCGGAATGGGGTGCCATGTCGGCACCTTCAGCCGTCGTACCCAACGCGTCGTCCCGGTCTTTGAAGACCAGTAACAGGCCGTCCTGTCCGTGCTGCTGCATCGCTGTGGACAGTCGGGCTCTTGCGTCGCTCGCCATGATCGCTCGCCCCTCCGTCGTTGGTCGGTAACAGCGACGGTATGAGCGTGATCAGAGCCAATCCATGTGCGCAGAACGGTAGTTGGGTAGCTCAGCGCGCCGAACTACTACGCTCCGCAGTAGATCAGCCAGCAACGCCGAGGTGAGCGGCCATACTCCGCATTTCCTCGGTCAGCGTGCGCTTGCGAGTCTTCAGAATGTCCGCCATCACGCGCCGTGCTATGGGCTGATGAGTCAGCCACACATTGGCCGTCTCACGCAGGTTCACTAGCTCATCCATGGCGTCCTGGTGGGAGCCGAGCAGCGTGTGTGCACGGGCTACGTCGAGCCGATGGCGGCCGTAGTTGTTCGTACTGAGCCGGCCGAAGTTCTTCACAGCCTTGGGGCTCAGGGGGCCATCGTCGGCACGCCGCAGAACGCCCCGGGCATCGCCGATCAGCGCGAGATCCTCAACGGCTTTGGCCTCAGCGGTGACAGGGCCAAACGCTGACCAATGCGTGGGGAAGTCGGTGTGTTCCCGCTCGATCGCGCCCCCGGCAGTGCCAGCCATCCGGCGTGCATGCTTGGCCATGTCCGGCCGGTTGTTCCGACGAGCAGCAGCAGCGACGCGAAGCCACAGCTCACCCCACACAGCGAGTTGCGCGGGAGTCGCCTCGGACATACGCGGCTCAATGTCCGTAGCCGTCTGCGCTGCGAGCGTCTCTGACTCGTCGAATCGATCCTGCCTCAGCAGCAGCCAGCACAAGCCCACAACTCCCGTTGCTGCCAACTGAGTTTGGCCAGTCTCGCGAGCAAGCCGGATCGCCTCAGCGAGCGCGAAGTAAGCCATGTCGTATTGCCGCACCTGGGTCAGGTACTTGCCAGCGAGCAGCAGAGCATGTGCACGGGCGATCAAGGCTTGCTGCTGCTCTTCGCCCTGAAGGATTCCGGCAGCCGCCTCAGACGAGCGCAGCAAGCCGGGTAGCGCACGTGCGACGGATGAGTACCGGTCCGCCTGATAGAGCGCGTGTGCGTCCTGTACGCCCTGGCGGATGGCCGATGGCTCCACAGCCTCAGCGGGTGCTGCCAGGGGCGCAGAGAGGCCAACAGGGGGCATGAGGGCACGGCGCAGCTCTGCGAGGTTCCTGCGGTTCGCCTCATCCTGCTGGCCGAGTACGGGCTCGGGCGCCTCGCTGGCGAATAAGGCAGAGGTCTCGACTCCCAGCGCACCAGCGAGCGAGGCAAGCGTGTCCATGCTGACGTGCCCGCCCTGCTCGACCTTGCGCACTGTGCTCAGCGAGAGGGCCGATTCTTCGGCCAACCGCTCTTGGCTCCAACCCTGCTGGCGCCGGTACTTGCGGACGTTGTCTGCCAACCCTGCGGACATCGGCACTCACCTCGACACCCAGGGTACGCACTCGCCGTAGCGGAGCAACGTCGATAGGTCAAGCGGGGTTCGCGTCCGGCTGCTGGGGGGCATGATCGGTGCTCCGTGCCGGGAATGCGCACAAGTTCAAGGGAGGGCGTATGGCGGGGAACCTTGGTCAGTACGAAGTGTTCACGACAGCAGCAGGGAAAGCCGGGGGCGTAGACAAGCTGATCAGCAGCATCGAAAAGGCTGCCGCATCCAAGGCGTTCGGTAAGGGGGTCGGGCTGGGGGTGGCCGGCGCACTAGCGGCAGTCGGGGGTGCAGCCGCTGTGAAACGCTCCTTGGACGCTCGAAGAGCAGCCCGTGAAGCACTGGCCGACGAGTCAAAGGAGATTCTGAAGGCCACGATTGGTGGACCCATGGGGTCGGATGGCGACAACTCGGATAACAGCGACGGCGGAAAGTAGAAAAGCCCCGCTCCTGGGGCTATCCCAGGGCGGGGCTCAGCTACTGGTCAGGGTCAGTCTCTGCGAAGTCGGTCACTCGCTCATCGGACTCAGCGGCGAGTACATGCGCATAAGTCTCTGGGTCGGCGCCAAGCACCCTGCGGCGGGCACGCTGGACCAACGGCACTTCAAGGGGCGGGAACGTCCACAGCGGGGCGCTCAGCGCTTCAGCGGACAGCGACAGATAGTGGCGCAGTCGGTCAGCACTCACGCTGCACCCCCGGCGAGTTGCACCCGGATGCGCTGAGCACGTGCCTGACCGATACGGAAGTGCGCCTGAAGTTCACGCAGCGATGGAGCCTTGCCCGCATCCCGCTGTATCTGCTCGGCGAATGCACGTGCCTGCGGCAGCAGCGGGTCAGAGGGATGCGCAGATGCGTCCGCCGGCTCGGGTGCCGGAATGGCTGTACGGCTCTCTGCGAGGCGCTCGGGCGTTTCAGGCTCAACGGCTACCGGCTCACTCTCCTGACGCGTCGGCGGAGCGCTCAGAGCCTTCACGCGCCAGAGGACGAGCGGGGCTATCGCGCTGACAGCCACGACCAGCGGAACGGATACGGGAATCAGCCCCGAACTCACCAGATGCGCGAGCGCATTCGTCAGGATGAGCGCAGCCACAACGGCGGGTACATCGCGCCGGACGCTGAATGCACGCAGGGCGTAGACATCAAGTGCAGCCGGAATGCATCCCGCTGTGAACTCGCCGAAGCCAACTGCGCGTGCTAGTTGGTACTCAGCGGATGCGGTGGCGATGAGGGCAGCGAGCAAGGCGAGTGCGCCCAGTAGGTCTCTGTTCTTGATCATCTGACGCTCTTTCAGGCATGAGAAAGGGCCCCGAACCCGCTCGCGGCAGGGGCTCAGTGATTAGTGGTATGCATGCGCTTGACCAACTGCGCCATAGGTCAGGAAAGTTGGCGCCATGGACGCAGGATTGGCAGCAGTGCTCGGGGCGCTGGCGGGTTCAGTGGCAACGATTGGCGCAGCACTGGCCACGGGGTGGGCTCAGCGTGAAGGTGCGCGCATCACTGCCCGTGCCGAGCATCGGCGGGAGCGGCGCGAACCACGTCAGAGCGTGTACAAGGTCCTCATTAGCGAGGCATCCCAGCTACGGGACTCGTCTGCGCCTTTCGCAGTGCACCCAGACTTGTACCCAGTGTTTGAAGAAGAACCGGAAGCGCGCTGGAGGCAATTGGTTACTGCGATCAAAGAGGCTAGTACGGATGCCGCACTGGCTGGACCGCCTGAAGTGAGCGAGGCGGCCATTTCATTGTCGCGAGGCGCTTCGGCGCTGTTGGCTGAGCTGTGCGTGTACAACATCGTTGACGAAGACGGCCAGCGTGATGCTCGTGTGCGATTGTTCCTGCAATCACAGGAGTTCGATTCCAGCGTCACCGTTTTCATCATTGCAGCCCAGGCCGCACTAGACGATGACGGTAGTCGGAAGTAGGCAAGAGCGCTACTCACCCTTGGCCTTTAGGCGCCGGCCCGCTGTTCACGTGTCCACCACGCGCCATAGCCGGTCACCCCCTGTGACATGGTTAGGTAACGGAACGGTTACGAACGGGGTCTCTGACTGGGCGCGCCGGCCGGAGCCCTCCCCCGCGTTCAACTCCCCCATGGGGGCAAGGGGTACACCCCCACCCCTATCGCCCTAATCGGACATCAAGGACGTTCACTCAACGTGAATGCTCGGCGAATGTGGTGAGTAACGCAGTACGTGATGGGCCGGAGCACGTACCGAATTGGTAGGTGACTCCGGCCTACCCCGCTGTGTGATCAGCTCTGAAGCATGTGCCGAGTGAACGCGCTAGCAGCAACCCGCGCCTTACGCAGCTCGACAAGAGCGAGGTTCGTACGTGCGGCAGCAGAACGCTTAGGGTCACCGCTCCCTGCGGCTGCCCTAACCACCTCAGCGCTCACGAGAGTCAACACCGCCTCGCGCATGTCCGTGTCAATGCCCTGCGAATCCAGGAAATCACCGAGGAAACGCGGATCAGCCACCAGGGCGCCGACCCCATCACTGCGCTGAGCAAGCCGCTTCAGCGTGTCGGACAGTTCCCCCGGCTTACCGAGGTGGCGCTGAGTGAGCATCTGGAGATCAGCGCGGGCAGGCATCGAGTCTTCCGGTGAAATGAGCGGGCGGGCAGCCTCATACGTGAGCGCCGTAGCTACCTCAAGCTTCGCATCAGCGCTCTCGAACGACTCGGCGACCTTGTTGGTAGCCGTCTTGATTGCTTCGCCGGCGAGGAGTTCACGGCCCTGCGGGTAGATCTGCACATCATTTCGGATGCTGTCGGCCTTGGTCCGTGCGTCACGAGCGGTGCTCAGCGTCGACGTGATCGCCATGGAAGCATCCCGGACGATATCCCGCAGATCGGCGGGTAGAGCGCTGCTCAGATCCGCGTTGCTGCTGAATGCGGCGGCATGACCCTTAGCAGTCGTCGCCAGACCAGCAATGGAGGCGTCAGCCTGATCGGGGGTGCTCGGGCGCATGGCGTCGAAAGTCAGCGGGTCAGCCTCGGTGCCAGCGCCGGTGAATTCGAGGGGAGTCTCAGTCATGGGAATGGTTCCTTTAGTTTGGGTTGCGCTTATGCGCGGTTCGAGGGGCGGCGCATGTGGCGTAGCTTCCGCTCAAGCTCGGGATCCGGTACGCCGGGTGCCAGTTCGACGCCGTATGCGTGATGGTCATCCCCCTGCTTCGGGGCGCGGACGCTGATACCGACGCTGCGGAGGATTTCCTTCACAGTCTTGAAGGGCACGCCCGAATGCTCACCGCCCAGGTGTCGAGAAACAGCGCGATGGACGGTCGGTATGGGCAGCCGGTT
The DNA window shown above is from Streptomyces chartreusis and carries:
- a CDS encoding helix-turn-helix domain-containing protein, which gives rise to MSAGLADNVRKYRRQQGWSQERLAEESALSLSTVRKVEQGGHVSMDTLASLAGALGVETSALFASEAPEPVLGQQDEANRRNLAELRRALMPPVGLSAPLAAPAEAVEPSAIRQGVQDAHALYQADRYSSVARALPGLLRSSEAAAGILQGEEQQQALIARAHALLLAGKYLTQVRQYDMAYFALAEAIRLARETGQTQLAATGVVGLCWLLLRQDRFDESETLAAQTATDIEPRMSEATPAQLAVWGELWLRVAAAARRNNRPDMAKHARRMAGTAGGAIEREHTDFPTHWSAFGPVTAEAKAVEDLALIGDARGVLRRADDGPLSPKAVKNFGRLSTNNYGRHRLDVARAHTLLGSHQDAMDELVNLRETANVWLTHQPIARRVMADILKTRKRTLTEEMRSMAAHLGVAG